From a region of the Haematobia irritans isolate KBUSLIRL chromosome 4, ASM5000362v1, whole genome shotgun sequence genome:
- the LOC142235755 gene encoding uncharacterized protein LOC142235755, with translation MIWNPIYKVHTDRVEKLQKKFIKFALAPIAFVDPLPSYEDRCRLIHLETLSNHRSKCSIKCIYKIVNGVIDCPLLLETIGFNLPVRCLRQFEFFSIPLHRSNYANHEPILRALKEFNKLSSLHDLDFAMSLNKFNSTLDLIYF, from the coding sequence ATGATTTGGAATCCAATCTACAAAGTACATACTGATCGCGTTGAAAAActacaaaagaaatttattaaatttgcttTGGCCCCTATTGCTTTTGTTGATCCTCTACCTTCTTATGAAGATAGATGTAGATTGATTCATTTAGAAACATTAAGCAATCATAGATCCAAATGTTCTATTAAATGTATCTATAAGATCGTAAATGGAGTTATAGATTGCCCATTGCTTCTTGAAACAATTGGCTTTAATTTACCAGTGCGATGTTTGCGTCAATTTGAGTTCTTTAGTATACCTTTACATAGAAGTAACTATGCCAATCATGAACCAATCTTAAGAGCACTTAAAGAGTTTAATAAATTGAGTAGCTTGCATGATTTGGACTTTGCAATGTCCTTAAATAAGTTTAACTCGACTTtagatttaatttacttttaa